The genomic interval ACGCGTTTCGGCACGGCGACATGGAACTACCCGGGCTGGCGCGGGATCGTCTATCCGGCGGCGTCCCCCGAGAGCATGTCCTCGGCCGAGCGGCTCGCGCTCTACGCGGCGAGCGGCCGGTTCGACACCGTGGAAGCGGACTTCACGTTCTATCGCCCGCAGACGGCGCGCGAGTGGCGCCGGTACGGCGCGGCGCTCCCGCCGGGCTTTCCCGTCGTCTCGAAGGTGTGGGAGGAGATCACGTGCGAGCGATTTCCAAAGATCGAGCGGCATGGCCCCCGGGGAGGGACGGCGAACCCCAATTACCTGAGCGTCGAGGCGTTCCGGCGGGAGGTGCTCGGCCCCGCCGAGGAGGGGTTCGGCGACCACCTGGGCCCGTTCGTCTTCGAGTTCGGCCGCGACCGCCGACCGACAGCGGAAAGAAAGGCCCGTTTCCGGGAGCGGCTCGACCGGTTCCTCGGCGCCCTGCCCCGGGAGCGGCGGTACGCGGTCGAGATTCGGACGCGCGAGTACCTCGACGCCGGCCACGTCGCGCTGCTGCGCGCGCACGGCGCGGCGCCTGTCCTGAACTGGTGGACGCGCATGCCGGGCCTCGCCGAGCAGTTCGAGGTCCCGGGAACGGCCGACGCCGACTTCTGGCTCGCGCGCGTCCTCGTCGCGCCGGGGCGAGCCTACGAGGATGCGGTCAAGCTCTTCGCGCCCTACGACCGGATCAAGGAGGAGCACCCGGAGATGCGCGCCGACGCCGTCCGGATCGCGCGGGAGGCCGAAGCGCGGCGCAAGGAGTTGTTCCTGATCGTGAACAATAGGGCCGAAGGAAGCGCGCCGTATACGATCGACGCCATCAAACGGATGATCGGTTAGGAAGGGCGCGGCGATGCATCGAGCCGGGCGGGCGCGTACCGTCCGCGAGACCCTGCGACCTACGCCCCGGTAGGCCTCGGGATCTCGCGGCCGGCCCGCATCCCGCCGGGCTCGCGCCTCGCCGCGCCTCGGACGGTCTCCCTATTTTGCCGGCTCGCCCGGACCCGTCTTCCGACCCCTCTGACCGCGCCTCTGAAAACTTTTCGAATCCTGAGCGAGTTCAGCGGCGGCGAGTTCGCTCGCCGTCCGCTGCAAGAGCGCTCCGACTTTTGACTTTTGACTCGCGACTCGCGATGCGTGACTGACTATTACGGCAGATCGAATTCGCGCCGGATCGCGTCGGTGTGCTCGCCGAGGCGCGGCGGACGGCTAAGCGGCGCTGACGTCCCGGCGAAACGGATCGGGGAGGCGACGGTCTCGAACGTGCCGTCCCTGACTCGAAGACCCATGGCGCGCGCCTGCTCGCTCTCGAGCGCTTCGAGCGGGCCGCGGACCGGCCCCGCCGGCACGCCGGCGTCACGGCATCGCGCGAGCCATTCGTCCCGCGGGCGGGTCGCGAAGATCGCCGCGAGCCCGCCCACGAGGGCGACCCGGTTCTCGACGCGCGCCGCATTGGAGGAGTACCGCGGGTCCGCCCCCCACTCCGGTTTTCGGACGACCTTGTCGCAGAGGTTCCGGAACTGTCTCTCCGTTCCGACGGCCAGGATGAAGGCGCCGTCGTTCGCCTCGAACATCTGGTACGGGACGATCTGGCCGTGCGCCGTGCCGAACCGCGCCGCCTCGATTCCGGAGACGAGGCAAGCCTGCGTGTAGTTGGGGAGCATCGCGACGGTGGAGGAAAAGAGGTCGACCTCGACGGCGTTTCCCTTGCCCGCCCTGTCGCGCGCGACGAGCGCCGCGAGCACGCCGACCGCCAGGTTGTACCCGGCGACGACGTCGGAAACCGCCATGCCGACCTTCTGGGGCGGCCCGTCGGGATCGCCCGTCACCCACATCAGGCCGGCGCCCGCCTGCGCGAGCAGATCGAATCCGACCGCGTCGCGGTCCGGGCCGACCCGGCCGAAGCCGGTCACGGATCCGGTGACGAGCCGGGGATTCGCCCGGCGCAGCTCCGGGAGCGAGATCCCGAGACGATCCAGCGCGCCGGGAGGAAAATTTTCGAGCAGGACGTCGGCGCGCGCCGCGAGGATCCCGACCGAGCGGCGGCCGGCCTCCGTCGCGAGGTCGAGGACGATCGATTCCTTGTTCCGATTGATCGAAAGGTAATAAGCGGACTCTCCGGACGGATCGAACGGGGGCCCCCAGCCGCGCGTCGTGTCGCCGCCGTCGGGATGCTCGACCTTGATCACGCGGGCGCCGAGGTCCGCGAGCAGCATCGTGCAGTACGGTCCCGCGAGGACGCGCGACAGGTCGAGCACGAGGATGCCGGAGAGGGGCAGGGGAGTTTCGTTCTGTTCCATCGGATCAGCAGATTTCGTGCCGGACAAACCGGCGGCTCGCGATGCCGGATGACAACGCGAAGATCCCTCCTGGCGCGATGTCGGAGGCGCGGTCAGGCGCGAACGAGATCCGTCTTCGCTCTGCTGAGCTACGGCGGATTGACCGCGAGAAACAGCGCTTCAGCCCTGAACATCGTCGAAGGCTTGATCCGCCGAAGCCCTCCGAAGCTCTGGCGAAGGAGGGGCGAAGGAGGACGGGATGCGGGTCGCCCGCGACATCCCGATGGGGCGACCGCGCAGCCGTCGTCCCCGCGAAAGCGGGGACGCCGCCTGACGACAAAGGCGTGGATTCCCGCTTTCGCGGGAACGACAAAGCCGGAACGTCCGTCGCCGCGTGGTCCGGGCGGCACGCGCCCTTCCGGCTCGATGAATGACCGCGCACGACTCAGACCCCGAACGCGCCGTCGGCGTATCGCGCCGCGATCGTCGACGAGATCCCGCCGCGCGACGAGAAGACGCCCGTGATCGCCATGCGCCGGGGCTGGCACGCCGCCACGCAGTCGCGCAGGATCCGGTTGACGGCGTTCTCGTAGAAGATCCCGACGTTTCGATACGCCACGATGTAGAGCTTG from Thermoanaerobaculia bacterium carries:
- a CDS encoding DUF72 domain-containing protein, with the protein product MSSDDAPPLLFPELARPAAAPGPALPRGFTRFGTATWNYPGWRGIVYPAASPESMSSAERLALYAASGRFDTVEADFTFYRPQTAREWRRYGAALPPGFPVVSKVWEEITCERFPKIERHGPRGGTANPNYLSVEAFRREVLGPAEEGFGDHLGPFVFEFGRDRRPTAERKARFRERLDRFLGALPRERRYAVEIRTREYLDAGHVALLRAHGAAPVLNWWTRMPGLAEQFEVPGTADADFWLARVLVAPGRAYEDAVKLFAPYDRIKEEHPEMRADAVRIAREAEARRKELFLIVNNRAEGSAPYTIDAIKRMIG
- a CDS encoding CoA transferase; the encoded protein is MEQNETPLPLSGILVLDLSRVLAGPYCTMLLADLGARVIKVEHPDGGDTTRGWGPPFDPSGESAYYLSINRNKESIVLDLATEAGRRSVGILAARADVLLENFPPGALDRLGISLPELRRANPRLVTGSVTGFGRVGPDRDAVGFDLLAQAGAGLMWVTGDPDGPPQKVGMAVSDVVAGYNLAVGVLAALVARDRAGKGNAVEVDLFSSTVAMLPNYTQACLVSGIEAARFGTAHGQIVPYQMFEANDGAFILAVGTERQFRNLCDKVVRKPEWGADPRYSSNAARVENRVALVGGLAAIFATRPRDEWLARCRDAGVPAGPVRGPLEALESEQARAMGLRVRDGTFETVASPIRFAGTSAPLSRPPRLGEHTDAIRREFDLP